The following is a genomic window from Acidobacteriota bacterium.
CACACAACCCTACGCCAAAAAGCTCATTCATGACATGTATCTTGCACCGAACAAAAAAGACGCCCTGATCGCCTACAATCGGTTCCTCTCGGAATTTGAACCGAAATATCCGAAGGCGACCGAGTGCCTGCGCAAAGATAAGGACGTTCTGTTCGCGTTTTACGATTTTCCGGCGGAACATTGGCGGCATATCCGGACAACGAATCCGATCGAATCGACGTTTGCCACCGTGCGCCACCGGACGCGGCAGACGAAGGGGTGTGGGTCTCGCACGGCGACGCTGACGATGGTCTTCAAGCTCGCCACACAAGCCGAGCGGCGCTGGAGAAAACTCAACAGCGTGACGATGTTGGCTCATGTGATTCGAGGCGTTGTGTTCGTCGACGGCGTGATGGAGAAGGCGGCCTAAATGAAACATCAGGATAGGCTCAAAGATTTCTCATACACAAGACTTGACAATATCTCCCATAGGATTAGACAGTTGACCGCAGTCACTGAGTCCTCTCCGGATCAAGCATCCATCAAGCATTCGCTTCATCTCTGATCCTCTGATGCCGCTCTTGCCCAGATAGGCACGCATCTCATGAACTTGGGGGCCGCATCTATGTCTAAGGAGTCTTTGCTAATTCCTTTGCTAAAACAGACATCACGGCAATGTCTTAGCAAAGAGCATAAGGCATTAGATATCATAGATTTATGACTGTTCCAAAGAATTTTTATAAAAATGCGGTTTGTTACCATAGCATTTGAACTCAAACCACTCCGTTTCCTGTGGGAACAAACGCAATCGGTAAATGAGGGCAATGTGCTCGGCGCCGCTCATAACTCCTCCTTCTCAAGCAACTCATTAAAACCACCGACTCCGTCTTCTTCCTCGATATTCTCGGAGGCCATTTCCTCATTAGGCTCAATTTCTTCGACTTCATCAGGCAGTTGTGCCGCCGCTTCGCGTACGTCGAGCTTACCGGTGACGACATCGGCAATCAGGCGGGTGCGGTATTCGCGGAGGAGGGCGATTTCATGACAGGCAAGGTCAAGCGACTTCCTGATTAATAAAGTTCTATTTCGAAGATATTCATGAATAAGATCCTGCTCTTGTTTAGGAGGAACGGGTAACCAGAGAGAGAGTATGCGTTCAACGGCCAGCCCAGGCTGGGCGGCAGCAATCGAGTATTGATTCAGATTCATTACGTTCAGGATGGCGCCAAACCAGCCAAGGTTGTGGTCATAACAGAGAGATACCACTACGGCGTGCTCTGATGCCCAGAATCGACCGTGCGCGAAGTGTATATTACCGCAAAGCGCACCTTGTCGGCCTATTAATACAAAGTCACCCTCATGGGTATATTTTGAAGTGAAGCCTCTTACTCCATTGCCGCCATAAACAGGATACTCGCCCTTTGAATCAATTGATTGCCCAGTGATCCCCTCCCCACTTCTCATTGTACATAGCGACTTAAGGCGCCGCACATCCCAATGCTCCGGCACATCACCCAGCCATTCCACGCCGGAGTCCTTGTAGGCGGGATAGGGTTTTCCGGTCCGCACATCGATTCTGCCGGTGACCGCTTCATGGATGACGACCTGCTTCTGCTCCTCCAGCAGCTTGATCAGCTTCTGCTTCGCCCGGATGTAGCGCTGAATCCGTCTGTCCACATAGTCAAGGAAGCGAACGATGGCGGCTTGTTCGGGGAGGGGTGGGCACGGCATCGACTGCGAGCCAAATTCCTCATAACGGAAGTCCGTTGATCGCTCTCGTATTCCCCTTTGTAGGGCTTGAATCCATTGGCTTCGTGCCATTTCTCTTAGAGCATACGCATAGTAGTGAGAATTCGTCGAGGATCTTGGCTCACAGACAGAGTATACAGGAGTGCCTTTACCATCTGCATCAGCAACTCCGATAGCTCCCGCAAAAGCATCCATGGCATGTATTACAAGGTCGCCTCGACGAATCCCCTGATAGCCTATCTCTTTCAGTGATTCAGTGAACCCACGTAAACGACGGTTTTTTCGCAAGGTAACCTTTCCATCACGGAAACATGTAATAACCTCATCAGAATCACAAACTGGTCTTTTTTTCTTGCGAAACAACCACTTAGAACGCTCGATCATCCAATGCTCCGGCACCTCCCCCAACCACGGCACTCCCGAGCCCTTCATGGCTGGATAGGGTTTGAGGTCAGCGATCATACGTTCGCATCCGGTCGGTCATCGTGAAACAGGTCGATATATCGCCTGTACATGAACCTGCGATTGCGGGCCTGGCCGGTGATTTCCTGGAGGATTTCACTGCCGACAAACTTAGAAACCAGATCATTGGCGGCGGCATAGGTGGTGCCGATCAGATCCTGGATTATCTTGACGGATACAATGGGGTGCTCGTAAAGATGTTCCAGCACGCGGTGCCCGTTGCCGGCCGCCCGGCCGAACTTCTCGGTGATCGTGGCTCGGTGCGTCTCACGCAAGGTCAGGATGCAGCGTGCGGTTTCAGTAGCCTGCTTGCTGACTTCGATGACCCCCCTCAGGAAGAACGTCAGCCAGTCTTCCCATGTCCCTCGGTTACGCACCGACTGCAGCTGATCGTAGTATTCTTGTCGGTGCTGTTTGAAAAAATGCGACAGATACAACACGGGCTTGAGCAGAATCTCCTGTTGGCACAATAGGAACGCAATCAGCAAACGTCCCACCCGGCCATTCCCATCCAGAAACGGGTGAATCGTCTCAAATTGAACATGGGCCAGCCCGATGCGGACAAGCATGGGGAGCGGCGTGTCAGAATGCAGGAACCGTTCGAGTTCGGAGAGATGATGCGCGACCTCATGAGGCGGCGGCGGAACAAACGTCGCTTCCTGGAGGGTACACCCTCCGGGACCAATCCAGTTCTGAGTGGTGCGGATTTCACCGGGTGTATGGTGCTGGCCTCGGACGCCCTTGAGCAGTTTCGCGTGAATTTCGCGAATCAGCCGGACCGAAACCGGTAGATCCTTAAGCCGCTTCAATCCGTAGTTCATCGCCCGTACGTAGTTCACAACCTCGTCAACGTCCTGGGGACGATCGGAGGTGAGAATCCGGGCTTCCGCCGCCAGGAGGTCTTGCAGCGAGCTTTGCGTCCCTTCGATCTGGCTTGAGAACACCGCCTCTTTACGAACATACATGTAGACGAACAGGTCCGGGTGCGGCAGAGTCTGGATTGATCCGTCCAGACGACCAAGGGCGCGATCCGCCTTCGACAGCAAAACCTGAATATCAGGACTGATTACTACGGCCGGATCAGGAGGAAGAGGGTTCGGAATAAACGCCCGGTAGCCGGCCGACTGTTGAACGTATCTCCCGGCTCTATAGGTGCTTGAGTTCATCTTTGGTCAAAGATCTCCATGTTGCGGTGCCTGCAACCATGCTTCCATTCAGCCCCCATACGCGCTCCAAACTATAACAAGAATAAGACTCAGTTCCATATTATAGGCTGCCTTGAATATAGCATAGAATAGCGCCCTTATTGACTCCAGACTTAAACACGTCATTGGCCACTCCCAATAATCTCCCCCAGCAGCCCCTCGGTCTCCTTCTCCAGCGCCAGGATGTCGGCGCGGATCTCCTCCAGGGTGCGAAGCGGCTTCGGCTTGTAGAAATAGCGGGTGAAGCTGATCTCGTAGCCGGTCTTGATGCTGTCGGGCACATACCAGGCGTCGGGGGCATGAGGAAGCACTTCGCGCTTCAGAAATACCTCGATTCCCCCATCCTCCAGAAGCGGAACTTGTTCGGTGTCGCGAAGATCCGGGTCAGTTTCGTACTCGACGACGGCGAGTCGGCCG
Proteins encoded in this region:
- a CDS encoding transposase, producing TQPYAKKLIHDMYLAPNKKDALIAYNRFLSEFEPKYPKATECLRKDKDVLFAFYDFPAEHWRHIRTTNPIESTFATVRHRTRQTKGCGSRTATLTMVFKLATQAERRWRKLNSVTMLAHVIRGVVFVDGVMEKAA
- a CDS encoding restriction endonuclease subunit S, whose translation is MIADLKPYPAMKGSGVPWLGEVPEHWMIERSKWLFRKKKRPVCDSDEVITCFRDGKVTLRKNRRLRGFTESLKEIGYQGIRRGDLVIHAMDAFAGAIGVADADGKGTPVYSVCEPRSSTNSHYYAYALREMARSQWIQALQRGIRERSTDFRYEEFGSQSMPCPPLPEQAAIVRFLDYVDRRIQRYIRAKQKLIKLLEEQKQVVIHEAVTGRIDVRTGKPYPAYKDSGVEWLGDVPEHWDVRRLKSLCTMRSGEGITGQSIDSKGEYPVYGGNGVRGFTSKYTHEGDFVLIGRQGALCGNIHFAHGRFWASEHAVVVSLCYDHNLGWFGAILNVMNLNQYSIAAAQPGLAVERILSLWLPVPPKQEQDLIHEYLRNRTLLIRKSLDLACHEIALLREYRTRLIADVVTGKLDVREAAAQLPDEVEEIEPNEEMASENIEEEDGVGGFNELLEKEEL
- a CDS encoding Fic family protein, which produces MNSSTYRAGRYVQQSAGYRAFIPNPLPPDPAVVISPDIQVLLSKADRALGRLDGSIQTLPHPDLFVYMYVRKEAVFSSQIEGTQSSLQDLLAAEARILTSDRPQDVDEVVNYVRAMNYGLKRLKDLPVSVRLIREIHAKLLKGVRGQHHTPGEIRTTQNWIGPGGCTLQEATFVPPPPHEVAHHLSELERFLHSDTPLPMLVRIGLAHVQFETIHPFLDGNGRVGRLLIAFLLCQQEILLKPVLYLSHFFKQHRQEYYDQLQSVRNRGTWEDWLTFFLRGVIEVSKQATETARCILTLRETHRATITEKFGRAAGNGHRVLEHLYEHPIVSVKIIQDLIGTTYAAANDLVSKFVGSEILQEITGQARNRRFMYRRYIDLFHDDRPDANV